In the Halosolutus gelatinilyticus genome, CGAAAGCGATCGTACGAGCGACGAGAGGCCGGGCTGGAGCAGCTGATTATTGAAGCCGAACCAGAGTGCGATGAAACCGAAGGCCGCGATCACGCCGGCCTGGATGAACACGAGATACCGTTCCACGGCGGCCGTCGAGCCGGCCCCGAGGAGATTGATTCCGACGAAGACGGCGATGACGCCGATCGAGAGGAACTGCCGACTCGGCAGCCCCCAGACGTACTCCACGCCGAGCATCATCTGGGTGTACGCGCCGAACGCGTAGGCGTACATCGCCATCGTCCCGATGTAACCCACGACGAGCGTCCAACCGACCACGCCCGCGATCCTCGTCCGGCCGGTGAGTTCCTCGATGAACGTCACCGAGCCGCCGTTCTCTTCGGTCAGATCGTTGAGCTTGATATACGAGTAAGCACAACAGAGGACGACCACGGTCGCGATGGAGTACGCGAACCAGGTCAGCACGCCCGCGGCCGCCACGACGATGCCGATCGCCGCGTAAATCCCTCCGCCGACGATGCCGCCGACGCCGAGGGCGACGGCCGTCCCCACGCCGAAGTCCTGGCTCATGATCGGACCCTCACGACCTCGTCCTCGCCCGCGAGTCTGGGGTTGACTTCGGCGATCGGATGCACCTCGAAGTTTCGCACTCGTTGGGCCGTGGCGAAGCTGTTCTCGAACGAGCAAATGGGGAGAACGACGCGATCGGTGAGCAGTTTCGTGATCGCCGTCTCGTAGCGCGATCGCCGGCGCTTGCGGTCGGTCATCGATCGCGCCTCGGACAGCGGTTTCATGATTTCGTCGTCGGTGGAGAAGATCCCATTCGTTACTCCCAGCATGTTCTCGTGGAACGTCGGGTAGAGAAACGAGTCTGGATCGGCCGTGCCGGCGATCTCGCCGACGAACACCGAGTAGTCGCGCTCCGAGCCCGAGACGTACGATTCGAGGTAGCGCTTCCACGGTTTCGCGGTCACGAGCGCACCGTGGCCGGCGTCCCGAATGCCGCCGGCGATCGCCTCGCCGAGTTCCTTCCACGTCGGGTCTTTCGACGTCAAGATCCTGAGGCGCCCGGGCGTCTCGTCGGCCTCCCGAAACAGCTGTTTCGCCCGGTCCGTACTTTTCCGGTTGGGAATTTCCTTCCACTCCCCGATCGGCATGTTCCAGTCGTTCGCGATCCGTCCCGGTAAGGGGCTGTACACCCGATTTCCAACGGGTTTGATGAACTCGTCGACGGCTTTGTCCACGTCGATGCAGTAGCTGATCGCCTCCCGGACTTTCGGGTCGGTCGTCGGTCCCTCGTTCAGATTACACCCGAAGTAGTAGGTTCGGTACCCGTTTTGCCGGTACACGTCCGCGTCGGTCACGTCGCGGATGTCGTCCGCAATCTGCGGATTTACCGGCTCGATCGCCTCGCTTCGCCCGGTTCGGAGGCTCATCATCTGGGTGAGCGGCGACTTGACGTACACCATCGTTAGCTGGGCAATCTCCGGCTCCGGTCGGCCCCAGTACTCGCCCCAGCGGACGAGCTGGGTCTTCTGTTCTTCGGAGAACTTTCGCACCTCGAACGGCCCGCTCCCGATCGGTTTCTTCGCGAACGCCGCCCGATCGGCTTCCCGAGCCTCCTTGGGGACGATCGGCCGTGTGAGCGCGTACGAAACGGTCGGAAACGGATGCCGAAGGTGAAACCGTACCGTGTGATCGTCGAGGGCCTCCACCGACTCGATCGCGTCGACCTCCCAGGCTGGCGCCGTTCCCTCTTCGACCGGCGCCTCGAACGAGTACATGACGTCCTCAGGCCTGACGCGGCGATCGTTCTGAAAGCGCGCCGCCTCGTCGATCGTCACGTCGATCCGCCGTCCGTCGTCGGCCGTCGTCGGCCGGCCAGCCGCGATCTTCGGAACGGTCTCGGTGTCCGGACCGTAGGCGTAGAGCCCGTCGAAGATCCGGTTGATCGCCTGCTTCGAACCGACGTACTTCGCCTCGATCGGATCGAGCGTAACCGGCGGTCTGAGGGTCCCGATCCGAAGGTGCGGACCCGGCGGCGTTCGAGCGAGGGCCGAACAGCCCGCGAGCGCCGCGGCGCCCGCGGCACCGATTCCCGCGAGTAAATCTCGCCGGTTCGTCGAGTGGGTATCTCCGTCCATTATTTGATTTGAGCGGCATCGCTCGGGTTCTCGGTTCGAGATCGACTCGGATGGGATCGCGACAGCCGGTCGGACGCCCCCGGTCGCGGTCGCGTCCGTCGGTCCGCGATCGTCGTGGCCACTTTCCCGTTCGTCGTCACGCGTCTCGGCGGCGTGCCGCGGGACGCCGCGAAATTACGGCCCGAGCAAACACCATTTCGCTTCGACGTACGAGAACGACGATAGCCAGGCTTCTGCTTGCTATTGTCGACCGAGATGACCGATTCCGAACGGCCGTCGGATCCGTTCGTTCGGCGTGAGCTGCCGCGCGCCGGGGCGGTAGATCGTGGTTCCTCCCGGACCGGTGCGCCGACGAACGTCGCCGTGGCGGACGATCCGCGGCCCGGATCGGTCGGTCGCCCGGTGTGAGAGCGCAGGCCGAATCCCTATCCCACCGACCGACCCAACGACGGCTGTGCTCGGGTGTTCGAGTATTCGTCTCTCTCGACGCTTCGGAAGACGAATGGCTCCAGACGCATGCAAGAACTGAACGTCGCCCTCGTCTCGATCGGCGGACTGACGGTGCTGTTGAGCCTCGCCGCCGGGCTTCTGGAGGACCGGTCGTACCTCCCGTCCGAGCCGATCGCGGCGACGGCACTCGGGGTCGTTCTGGGTCCGTCCGGGTTGGATCTCCTTCACCTCTCGGGCTTGGGGGAACCGCTCGCGGTCCTGGAACAGCTCGCCAGGCTCACGATGGGACTCGCGGTGATGGCCGCGGCGCTCAGGCTTCCCGGACGGTACTTCCGGGCGAACGACCTCGCGATGACGGTCGTCCTCGTTCCCGGACTGGTCGCGATGTGGCTCGTCAGCGGCGGGCTCGTCTACGCGTTGCTCGACGTCCCGCTCTGGACCGCGCTGCTCGTCGGGGCGATCGTCACGCCCACCGATCCGGTGCTGGCGGGAACGATCGTGACGGGCGACATTGCGGAGCGGTACATCCCCGAACCGATTCGCAACCTGCTGACCGCCGAGTCCGGCGCCAACGACGGTCTGGCGTACTTGCTCGTCTTCCTCCCGGTTCTGGTCCTCGAGCATTCGCCCGGCCGAGCGCTGGCCGCCTGGCTGTTCGAGACGTTGCTGTGGGAAGTCGGCGCGGCCGTCGCGATCGGGGCTGCCGTCGGCGCGGCCGTCGGCTGGATCGAGCGCGAGTCCAGCGAGCACGCCCTCCTCGAAGAATCGTCGCTGCTCACCATCACGATCGCGTTCTCGTTCGCCGTCCTCGGCGGCGTCAAGCTGCTGGGAAGCGACGGCGTCCTCGCGGTGTTCGTCGCCGGATTGTTGTTCAATCGCTTCGCCCAGGCCAGGGACCGACTCGACGAGCAGAAGGTCCAGGAAGCCATCCTTCGACTGTTTACGTTCCCGGTCTTCGTCGCCTTCGGTCTGGCGCTCCCCTGGGAGCAGTGGCTCGCACTCGGCTGGACCGGCGCGGCGCTCGCGGTCGGAATCCTCCTCCTGCGTCGCCTGCCGATGGTCTTCGTCTTCGATCGGTTCGTCGATTCCGTCGACGATCGCGGCGCGCTCTTCGCGGGTTGGTTCGGCCCGATCGGGATCGCAGCCCTATTCTACGTGACGGTCGCCCACCGCCTGATCGGGAATGAGATCCTCTGGACGGCGACCAGCCTCGTCGTTGCGAGTTCGGTGCTGGTCCACGGTCTCACGGCCTCTCCGCTGACGAAGCTGTTCGGCCGGACGACGGATCGGGACCGATCGCAGTCGGCGGCCGACGGGAGCGAGCCGGAGCCGGAATCCGCGTTCGCCGACGGGTGACGGCCGCCACCAGCGACGTCGAGACGAAAACGCCGAGGACGTAGGCGAAGGCGGCCCCCGACGAGCTTCGCAGTCGCACGCCGGAGGCTTTTGCTGCCCGTTCCCGTAGGCCGACTATGTGCGCCCTTAGCCAGTGGGAGTGGGACGCTCACCGGATCATCTGGATCGGTCTCGGACTCGTCGTCGCCCTGGCGATCGGGTTCGCGCTCTTCTCGTACCTGGGGACCCTCCTCTTCGCGATCTTTCTCTACTACGCCACCCGGCCGCTCTACCGCCGGCTCGATCGCCACCTGAACCACCCGAACGTGACGGCGACGGTTACGATCCTGCTGATCGTCGTTCCGATGGTGGCCGTCGTCTGCTACGCCGGGCTCGTCGCCCTCCAGGAGCTCAACCAGTTCCTCGCCGGGAGCGACATCGGCGCCTACCGATCGGCGCTCGATCCGTACCTCGCGATCGCCCGGCAAGGGAACGTCGATCGGCTTCGGGAAGCCCTCGCGTCCGACACGGGCCGGTCGGTCGCGTCGGTGCTCCGACAGGGACTTCCGGACGTCCTCAATCGTCTCTCGACGGTCGCCGGCGTCGCCGTCGGCGTGCTCGCGCGGTTTTTTCTCATGCTCACGTTCCTCTTTTACCTGCTGCGCGACGACGGACGACTCCGCCAGTGGTTCGTTCGCAGCGTCGACGGCGACGAGGATCTCGTTTCCTTCCTCGACGGCGTCGACGACGACCTCGAGACGATCTTCGTCGGTAACCTCGCGGTGGTCGGGGTCGCCGCCCTCGTCGCCGCCGGCACCTACGTCGGCCTGAACCTGCTCGCCTCGGGGCAGGTCGTCGGCACGCCCGCGCTGCTGGCCGTCCTGATCGGCATCGGAACGCTGATCCCGGTCGTGGGAATGAAGATCGTCTACGTCCCGTACGGCCTGTACCTCCTCGCGCTGGCGCTCGCGACCTCGACGCCGCTCTGGCAGCCGATCGCGTTCTTCGCGCTCTCGCTCACCGTCGTCGACACGATCCCGGACTTCTTCGCCCGATCGCTGCTCTCGGCGCGCAGCGGGATTCACATCGGGCTCGTCCTCCTCGGCTACTTTCTCGGGACGCTGGCGTTCGGCTGGTACGGCCTGTTCCTCGGCCCGATCGTCGTGGTGCTCGCCGTTCACTTCGCCCACGAGCGGTTCCCTCGCCTCGCGACCAGTGCCCTCTCCTCGTAAGTCGAGCGTCGACCGGAGCAGCCCCTGGTTTTTCGAGGCGACTCGATCGGTCCCGCGTGCGATGTCTCGACCGTCGACGGACCCGCTTCGGTTTCGGATCGCGGTCCGATCATCCCTCGGGGACCGTCTGACTTCGATACGCACTCGAGTGGGGCTGACAGGGACTCAGTACTTGTCAGTCGGGATAGCGCTAATAAGTCTGGGTACCGAATTGCGTAGCCAATACAATGTGTAAAGTCGACGACCTCATCGAGCGCTACGATCTCACGCCATCGCGTGACGGGTACGAGACGCTCGATGAGTATCTGCTCGCCCGGTGGAAAGGCGTCGACGGACTGGAGAGCGAGGGGTATCAGGCCCTAACCGAGTGGTTCAATAAACAGGTGCTCAGGGGCGTATACGACGAGCAAGGTCGCGATATCGCGGCGTACAGGATCGATGCCGAGTACGAGATCCTGACCGGCGATCGCGATCTCCGTCACGACGAGTTGGCGGCCGACCTCGCGGCGGATTCTATCGACACCGACGAGCTGGAGGACGAGTTCGTCTCCTGGAGCACGATGCGGCGCCACCTGAACGGGTGTCTCGACGGCGAAAAAGAACCGGCGAGATCGACGTCCGACTGGGAACTCGAGAGCGTTGAGGTCGCTCGGTCGAAAACGAGAGAGAAAGCGCGAGCGGCATTGCACTCGCTCTCGTCGAAGGGGCGCCTCCCGGGGGCGGCGAGCGCCGACGTCGATATCCAGGTCAAGTTGACCTGTCCGGAGTGCCCCACTCGGATCCCGATCGAAGACGCCGTCGAACGAGGCTACATCTGTAAGGATCACGGTCGGACCGTTCCGCGAGAGTCCGACGGCGACGAAGCGCCCAGCGGCGTGCAACAGGCGATACTTCCTCCTGGACTGGCTCAGATCGGCGTCTCGCTCACCGACGACTTGGTTTACACGCTCGATTTCGTCGCTGCGATGGGTGGCGCGATATGACTTGGGCCCTCTCGCTCGCTAACATCGCCGGGATTCGAGAGGGACGAGCAGAACTTTCTCGCGGCGTAAACGCGATCCGAGCCAGTAACTGGCAGGGTAAATCGAGCTTTTTAGCCGGCATCGAAACGGCCATGGGAACAGCAACTCCCCTCACGGAAGGCGAGGAACGCGGGCACGCCGTGTTAGAGACCTCGGACGACGCGTACCGGGTCGAACTGCGGCGCGAGAACGGTCGCGTGGTGAGTTCCGGGTCGCCGTTTTTGACCGATGAATACGGTCGCGTCTGCGCCGAACTGTTCGCGTTCCTCGACGAAACGAATCCCGTTCGGCAAGCCGTTAGAAACGGAGACAACCTTGAGGACGTGTTGACTCGGCCCCTGGATTTCGAGAACATCGACGAACGGATCGCCGAGTTGCAACGCGAACGGGAGCAAGTCGACGCCGAGCTAGAGCAAGCCGAAACGGCAGCCGAACGCCTCCCCTCGCTCGAATCGACGGTGGCCGCGCTCGAATCGGATCTCGAGGATCTTCGCGACCGACGCGAGGAACTCGACGCGGCAGGCGCCGCGGGCGATGACGAATCAGGCAACAAACTGAGCGAGGCGCGAGCCGACCGCGATCAGTTGGAACGTCGGATTCGCCGACTCGAGGAGACGCTTCGGAGCGCGCGCGAACGACGATCGACGCTCCGAGAGGAGCTCGACGCGCTCGACGTCGACGAGAGCGACGAGTTAGAGGCGTCGCTCTCGACGGCGCGGTCGGAACTCCGCGATCGCGAGCGGGATCTCGAACTCTTGCAGTCGATTTACGAGGCGAACAAGCGGATGTTGGACGAGGATCGGCTCGATCTGCTCGCCGGCGTCTCCCGATCGCTGACCGACGACGCGGCCGACTGCTGGATCTGTGGCCAGGAGACGACTCGCGACGCGATCGAATCGTCGATCGCCGAACTCGGCGAGCGCGTTCGGACGTTGCAGGACGATGCGGAGTCGTACCGCGATCGCGTCGACGAACTCCAATCACGAATGAGTGCGATCGAGAGCCAGCGGAAACGGAAGCGTCGTCTCGAGTCGGATCTCAGGGAGGCAGAAGAGACGATTTCTACAAAGAACTCGCAACTCGAAACGGCGCGCGATCGACGCGACGAACTTGAGACGGAGATCGACGACCTCGAGGAGAGCGTGCAGGAAGCCACCGACGAACGCGCCGAGGTCGAAAGCGAGATCAAATACCTCGAAGCCGAGTTGGACGACGCGTCCGACGAACTCGACCGAGCGGACCGACGCGCATCGAAACGACCGCAACTCGAGGACGCGCGCGCCGAGATTTCCGACGAACTGACGACGCTTCGCGAGCGCAAGGAGACGATCGAGCGCGAAACCCGCGAGACGTTCGAACGCGAGATGCGGGAGCTCGTCGACGAGTTCGAAATCGGCTTCGAAGTCGCCCGATTAACCGGGTCGTTCGAGCTCGTTATCGCGCGAGAAGGGCGGGAAACGACCGTGGATGCGCTCAGCGAGGGCGAAGTCGAACTGGTCGGGCTCGTGGTGGCGCTCGCCGCTCACGAGGCGTTCGAGGTCGACGACCTGGTGCCCGTTATTCTGTTGGACGGACTCGGGAGTCTCGCCTCGGATAACCTGGCGAGATTCGCCGAGCTCATCTCCGAGCGGGCGCCGTTCATCGTGCTGACCGCCTATCCCGAGTCCGAGTCGATCGGCGGACGGGAGATCGATCCAGCGGGGTGGGACGTCGTCTCCCGAGAGCTCCACGCGGGAAGCGACTGATCGGCGCCCCTCTCCTCACGAGCGGCGATTTCGACTCGTCGAATCCTCGCACCGCGATCGACCGGCAGCCGCCGTTCCGCGGAGTGACCGCAGGACACTGCCCCCGCTTACCGGACTCGACGACGGCGGCCGGTCAATTGTCGTGTGTCTCACAAAAGTACGACTGTAAATATTCGGCACTCGTCCGGAGCGAAGCCGTCAGTACGAAGCGGACGGAAAAACCGCGAGGTGAGCGGTCCGAGGGCGTCGTCGCCGTCGCTTTCGACGAGCGCGACCCCTTGCTTGCGGCCCGGAACCGATCGATCACCTGTACAGATCGGACCGCCGAAACGCTGCGCCCATCACCACGGCGACCGGGATAACCTCCAGTCAACCGACCCACATGTTGACGATCAACACCGCTTTTCCGGCGTCCGGAAGATCGGGACCGGTGATACCCGCGGATGCACTGGTCGTCCGGATCGATAGGGAAAGCGAGGCCATCACGCCCACTGGAGAGACGACGATCGAACGGGGCGATTTCGTTACGGTTCACTCGCGTACCGGGATCACTGACGACACCCTGAACGTGTTTACTGGTAGATAGGTGCGCTACACGTATTGTCGGTGGTACGGGAAGTGGACGCGCGGCGAGAAGCCGACGGCCGAAGCCGTCGCGAAGTCGGAGGGCGATGCGTCTCTCAATCCCGCGGACGCCGTCGATCGGATCGACCGAGTTCTCTCGTCGAGGCCGCTCCAGCGAGACCTTCGCATCGGGACGGCGGAGATCAAGCGACGATTCGGCCGCGATCGGTTCAGATCTGCGTTCAAGAGAATCGTCGAAGCCGCACTCCGGGGACAGGCCGATCGCATCGAATCCCCCGGCGTTCGCGATCGTCTCCGAGGAGTAACGGCCCCCCTTCGTCAGCTCACCGTACGGATTCGACGGCAGTCGATCGTCACAAGGACTAAGGGTCTGTCAACGCGATCTAGCTCGGCGGGTAATTCCTGCTGTGATACGAGTTGTCTGCTGGTTCCTGCCGTGATACCTAGCTGCTGCTGGCGACGGCGAAGCACGATCGTGGAGCGTCCGAGGAATCGGTTACTGCTC is a window encoding:
- a CDS encoding ABC transporter substrate-binding protein, yielding MDGDTHSTNRRDLLAGIGAAGAAALAGCSALARTPPGPHLRIGTLRPPVTLDPIEAKYVGSKQAINRIFDGLYAYGPDTETVPKIAAGRPTTADDGRRIDVTIDEAARFQNDRRVRPEDVMYSFEAPVEEGTAPAWEVDAIESVEALDDHTVRFHLRHPFPTVSYALTRPIVPKEAREADRAAFAKKPIGSGPFEVRKFSEEQKTQLVRWGEYWGRPEPEIAQLTMVYVKSPLTQMMSLRTGRSEAIEPVNPQIADDIRDVTDADVYRQNGYRTYYFGCNLNEGPTTDPKVREAISYCIDVDKAVDEFIKPVGNRVYSPLPGRIANDWNMPIGEWKEIPNRKSTDRAKQLFREADETPGRLRILTSKDPTWKELGEAIAGGIRDAGHGALVTAKPWKRYLESYVSGSERDYSVFVGEIAGTADPDSFLYPTFHENMLGVTNGIFSTDDEIMKPLSEARSMTDRKRRRSRYETAITKLLTDRVVLPICSFENSFATAQRVRNFEVHPIAEVNPRLAGEDEVVRVRS
- a CDS encoding cation:proton antiporter; amino-acid sequence: MQELNVALVSIGGLTVLLSLAAGLLEDRSYLPSEPIAATALGVVLGPSGLDLLHLSGLGEPLAVLEQLARLTMGLAVMAAALRLPGRYFRANDLAMTVVLVPGLVAMWLVSGGLVYALLDVPLWTALLVGAIVTPTDPVLAGTIVTGDIAERYIPEPIRNLLTAESGANDGLAYLLVFLPVLVLEHSPGRALAAWLFETLLWEVGAAVAIGAAVGAAVGWIERESSEHALLEESSLLTITIAFSFAVLGGVKLLGSDGVLAVFVAGLLFNRFAQARDRLDEQKVQEAILRLFTFPVFVAFGLALPWEQWLALGWTGAALAVGILLLRRLPMVFVFDRFVDSVDDRGALFAGWFGPIGIAALFYVTVAHRLIGNEILWTATSLVVASSVLVHGLTASPLTKLFGRTTDRDRSQSAADGSEPEPESAFADG
- a CDS encoding AI-2E family transporter; this encodes MCALSQWEWDAHRIIWIGLGLVVALAIGFALFSYLGTLLFAIFLYYATRPLYRRLDRHLNHPNVTATVTILLIVVPMVAVVCYAGLVALQELNQFLAGSDIGAYRSALDPYLAIARQGNVDRLREALASDTGRSVASVLRQGLPDVLNRLSTVAGVAVGVLARFFLMLTFLFYLLRDDGRLRQWFVRSVDGDEDLVSFLDGVDDDLETIFVGNLAVVGVAALVAAGTYVGLNLLASGQVVGTPALLAVLIGIGTLIPVVGMKIVYVPYGLYLLALALATSTPLWQPIAFFALSLTVVDTIPDFFARSLLSARSGIHIGLVLLGYFLGTLAFGWYGLFLGPIVVVLAVHFAHERFPRLATSALSS
- the rdfA gene encoding rod-determining factor RdfA — its product is MCKVDDLIERYDLTPSRDGYETLDEYLLARWKGVDGLESEGYQALTEWFNKQVLRGVYDEQGRDIAAYRIDAEYEILTGDRDLRHDELAADLAADSIDTDELEDEFVSWSTMRRHLNGCLDGEKEPARSTSDWELESVEVARSKTREKARAALHSLSSKGRLPGAASADVDIQVKLTCPECPTRIPIEDAVERGYICKDHGRTVPRESDGDEAPSGVQQAILPPGLAQIGVSLTDDLVYTLDFVAAMGGAI
- a CDS encoding archaea-specific SMC-related protein — encoded protein: MTWALSLANIAGIREGRAELSRGVNAIRASNWQGKSSFLAGIETAMGTATPLTEGEERGHAVLETSDDAYRVELRRENGRVVSSGSPFLTDEYGRVCAELFAFLDETNPVRQAVRNGDNLEDVLTRPLDFENIDERIAELQREREQVDAELEQAETAAERLPSLESTVAALESDLEDLRDRREELDAAGAAGDDESGNKLSEARADRDQLERRIRRLEETLRSARERRSTLREELDALDVDESDELEASLSTARSELRDRERDLELLQSIYEANKRMLDEDRLDLLAGVSRSLTDDAADCWICGQETTRDAIESSIAELGERVRTLQDDAESYRDRVDELQSRMSAIESQRKRKRRLESDLREAEETISTKNSQLETARDRRDELETEIDDLEESVQEATDERAEVESEIKYLEAELDDASDELDRADRRASKRPQLEDARAEISDELTTLRERKETIERETRETFEREMRELVDEFEIGFEVARLTGSFELVIAREGRETTVDALSEGEVELVGLVVALAAHEAFEVDDLVPVILLDGLGSLASDNLARFAELISERAPFIVLTAYPESESIGGREIDPAGWDVVSRELHAGSD